Proteins from a single region of Punica granatum isolate Tunisia-2019 chromosome 8, ASM765513v2, whole genome shotgun sequence:
- the LOC116188603 gene encoding eukaryotic translation initiation factor-like, which produces MSGNERQCRFEVDNRDWRSRSGQSSAFGDTRSRETIHGSMEKEIHSRQAQLNFQTESTIISGNLGVGASPGLAKAEVPWSSRRGIIISEKERVLKTVRGILNKLTPTKFDVLESQLMHSGITSVEILKGVVSLIHDKAVREPMFCPMYALLCSNLWYQLPEFPTDEPHGGRITFKQILLNNCQEAFEGAFQLRAEVRQMAAPEQEMERREKERLVKPRALGNIRLTGELFKQRMITEIIMRRIVQVLLGHDDKVCPAEENVEAICQLFNTIGKQLDESSRFRVIHDKNFDRLKELTSNPQLPPRLRFMVQDVLDLRSNHWVPRREEVKPKTIFEIHYEAEKNMEGPPSFMVSPTTGGIMPGMPGTRKLHRGLHTDNWKVPLFRSMPSGAGSSGSTVAVHSPSMGKYPSFDSKLLPQSLGSGDMLALRTSPLLQSNGPSPRKSNVTMLTPSTSRNQSNAASATEMCPVNLRREKTVSLLAEYFSVITLDEALMCVEELQAPAYHPEVVKEALFLALVKIPPRVGQVSELLELLYSRHVLTAKVIEMGCIHFGSLLDDLSIDLPKVPSSFGEVIGKLVLSGSLDFRAVKEVLHKVDNSRLRAAILDAVLQSLVPGQGLLEAQNEEVQACRDLLVS; this is translated from the exons ATGTCTGGCAACGAACGG CAATGCCGCTTTGAGGTTGACAATCGAGATTGGCGTAGTCGATCTGGTCAGTCAtctgcctttggggacactagATCACGAGAAACTATTCATGGCAGCATGGAGAAGGAGATACATAGTCGCCAAGCCCAATTGAACTTCCAGACAGAGTCCACCATTATATCCGGTAACCTAGGG GTTGGGGCATCTCCTGGCCTTGCGAAGGCTGAAGTTCCATGGTCATCCCGAAGAGGAATCATCATCTCTGAAAAGGAACGTGTCTTGAAGACAGTAAGAGG TATTTTGAACAAACTGACCCCAACGAAGTTTGATGTTCTCGAGAGTCAACTTATGCATTCTGGAATTACATCTGTGGAAATTTTAAAG GGTGTAGTCTCGTTGATACATGATAAGGCTGTTCGGGAACCCATGTTTTGTCCAATGTATGCTCTTTTGTGCTCCAACCTTTGGTACCAGCTTCCCGAATTCCCAACAGACGAACCTCACGGGGGACGAATTACTTTCAAGCAAATCCTCTTGAATAATTGCCAGGAAGCATTTGAAGGAGCATTTCAACTTAGAGCAGAAGTAAGGCAGATGGCTGCCCCGGAGCAAGAAATGGAACGAAGGGAGAAGGAGCGGCTAGTAAAGCCGAGAGCGCTTGGGAACATACGCCTCACTGGGGAGCTCTTCAAGCAGAGAATGATTACTGAAATAATTATGCGCCGCATAGTTCAG GTGCTTCTGGGACACGATGACAAAGTCTGCCCAGCTGAGGAAAATGTTGAAGCAATCTGCCAATTGTTCAATACGATTGGTAAGCAGCTAGACGAGAGCTCAAGATTTCGCGTGATCCATGATAAGAACTTTGACAGGTTGAAGGAGCTGACATCAAATCCTCAGCTGCCCCCCCGCTTGAGGTTCATGGTGCAAGATGTCCTCGACCTACGATCCAACCATTGGGTTCCAAGGCGAGAAGAG GTGAAGCCCAAGACCATCTTTGAAATTCACTATGAAGCAGAGAAGAATATGGAGGGACCCCCGAGCTTCATGGTAAGCCCCACAACAGGAGGAATCATGCCTGGGATGCCCGGGACGAGGAAGCTGCACAGAGGACTTCATACGGATAATTGGAAGGTTCCACTTTTTAGATCGATGCCAAGTGGTGCAGGTAGCTCTGGATCCACTGTTGCCGTTCATTCTCCTTCGATGGGCAAATATCCATCTTTCGACTCGAAACTCCTGCCTCAATCTCTAGGAAGTGGCGACATGTTGGCTTTGAGAACGAGTCCCTTGTTGCAAAGCAACGGCCCTTCTCCTCGAAAGTCCAATGTAACTATGCTTACTCCATCCACTTCCCGGAATCAATCAAATGCAGCTTCAGCTACAGAGATGTGTCCTGTCAATCTCCGTCGGGAGAAGACTGTCTCTCTTCTGGCAGAATACTTCAGCGTTATAACTCTCGATGAGGCTCTGATGTGTGTGGAGGAACTGCAGGCCCCCGCCTACCACCCCGAGGTTGTGAAGGAGGCGCTCTTCCTAGCCCTCGTGAAGATCCCGCCCCGAGTGGGCCAAGTCTCTGAGCTTCTTGAACTCCTTTACAGCAGACATGTCTTGACAGCAAAAGTTATAGAAATGGGCTGCATCCATTTTGGTTCGCTTTTGGATGATCTGAGCATTGATCTGCCTAAGGTCCCGAGTAGTTTCGGGGAGGTCATCGGGAAGTTGGTTCTATCAGGCAGCTTGGATTTTAGAGCCGTGAAGGAAGTACTCCATAAGGTGGACAACAGTCGGCTCAGAGCAGCCATTTTGGATGCTGTACTGCAGAGCTTGGTCCCGGGGCAAGGTCTGTTAGAGGCACAAAATGAGGAGGTTCAAGCTTGTAGAGATCTGCTAGTCTCTTGA